In a genomic window of Erigeron canadensis isolate Cc75 chromosome 5, C_canadensis_v1, whole genome shotgun sequence:
- the LOC122600812 gene encoding uncharacterized protein LOC122600812: MEGSKRPIFQLCKKLHTLTRNHNNNSPSNTFKKKIMEIEKDRKRKNPKRNSLFVETPESLSWLDTASMPMFATVAGIALFAKLLMMYDDAHSQERVEKKIQNAPPGQGTVRMLTREEWEEFREVRPRTPFESKLARPNARIRTGEPLHMEDVKDWTIDVLTDAFTRAEECVKQGTK; encoded by the exons ATGGAAGGATCCAAGAGACCCATCTTCCAACTCTGCAAAAAGTTACATACTTTAACAAGAAATCACAATAATAATAGCCCTAGTAATActttcaagaaaaaaataatggaaATAGAGAAAGatcgaaaaagaaaaaacccaaaaagaaacAGCTTGTTTGTGGAAACACCTGAATCATTGTCATGGCTTGACACTGCAAGTATGCCCATGTTTGCTACTGTTGCTGGGATTGCCCTTTTTGCCAAGCTTCTCATGATG TATGATGATGCACATTCACAAGAAAGGGTAGAGAAGAAGATACAGAATGCTCCTCCTGGTCAAGGGACTGTTAGGATGCTTACTCGAGAGGAATGGGAAGAATTCCGAGAAGTGCGGCCAAGGACTCCGTTTGAATCTAAGCTTGCTCGTCCTAATGCACGGATAAGAACAGGGGAGCCACTACACATG GAAGATGTGAAGGATTGGACAATCGATGTGCTGACAGATGCTTTTACAAGAGCTGAAGAATGTGTCAAACAGGGAACAAAGTAG
- the LOC122600215 gene encoding uncharacterized protein LOC122600215 isoform X2, with protein MSRILVRRYMELLYSGRGSCQFMMSGKHGNKIHLNKETQVFLYQLVGTWGQLLFPRPWKEFRLWYDAHKTKGMKPILDGMVTTGWYKKMGDKIWTPWFIKFIHARGYFNIYTNFLHETSLSVSHRDAGVNYGKTAGPDSNLIQEDSSESKFLKLEPLRNLKWYDFCFREIIPDRIVKSVHELGPVLKSAQQANGLVLVSIDQTSETFTRNLLCHFERLNVRNYVFMGPDSDFLLDLSRRGHPVINVDRFFDSIKKYISIKFSKEIIVKAYVIKKALEMKYDMWVWDRNILPVKADLFLGSVKLDSAADFYVGNRIGLLFARSSGTGIWTESFVNEIARLAESNMGEYETSIGVLAGKLLERKGGTLKRFDEAEFSVDINVGNDFKTSLKNDTSFALWSSDTGLDLVRNRLGSLGLWIIDAESHCTAVICHPS; from the exons atgtcACGAATTCTAGTCCGTCGATATATGGAGCTTCTTTACAGCGGCCGAGGTTCGTGCCAG ttTATGATGTCAGGTAAGCACGGGAACAAAATACACTTAAACAAAGAAACACAAGTGTTCTTGTATCAGCTGGTTGGTACTTGGGGTCAGCTTCTATTTCCGAGACCCTGGAAGGAGTTCCGTTTATGGTACGATGCACATAAAACCAAAGGCATGAAACCGATTCTTGATGGCATg GTGACAACAGGATGGTATAAAAAGATGGGAGACAAGATCTGGACTCCTtggtttattaaatttattcacGCTCGGGGCTATTTCAACATATACACAAATTTCTTGCACGAGACATCGCTTAGTGTCTCTCATCGAGATGCGGGTGTTAACTATGGTAAAACAGCAGGACCGGACTCGAATCTGATTCAAGAGGATTCTAGTGAGAGCAAGTTTTTAAAATTGGAGCCTTTGAGAAATCTGAAGTGGTATGATTTCTGTTTTAGAGAAATAATTCCTGATCGAATTGTGAAGAGTGTCCATGAACTTGGTCCTGTTTTAAAATCTGCTCAACAGGCAAATGGTTTAGTGCTTGTGAGCATAGATCAAACATCAGAGACATTCACCCGTAACTTGTTGTGTCACTTCGAGAGGCTCAATGTTCGGAACTATGTATTTATGGGTCCCGACTCTGATTTCTTGCTTGATCTTTCAAGACGTGGGCATCCTGTGATCAATGTGGATAGATTTTTTGATAGCATCAAGAAATACATATCTATTAAGTTTAGTAAGGAGATCATCGTGAAGGCATATGTGATTAAGAAAGCACTGGAAATGAAGTATGACATGTGGGTGTGGGATCGCAACATACTTCCGGTCAAAGCTGACTTATTTCTTGGCTCAGTCAAACTTGATTCTGCTGCTGACTTTTATGTTGGGAATAGAATTGGGCTTTTGTTTGCCAGGAGTTCAGGTACTGGAATTTGGACTGAGAGTTTTGTGAACGAAATTGCACGATTGGCGGAGTCCAACATGGGTGAATATGAGACCAGTATTGGGGTTTTAGCAGGAAAGTTATTGGAGAGAAAGGGTGGCACGTTAAAAAGGTTTGATGAGGCCGAGTTTAGTGTTGATATTAATGTAGGTAACGATTTTAAAACCTCATTAAAGAATGACACGAGCTTTGCCCTTTGGTCTTCTGACACAGGTCTTGATCTAGTTCGAAATAGACTTGGAAGTTTAGGTTTGTGGATTATAGATGCTGAATCTCATTGTACGGCTGTTATTTGTCATCCATCATAG
- the LOC122600215 gene encoding uncharacterized protein LOC122600215 isoform X1: MAIKRGSGLGFYTLLLIVSISVLLIFSVYSISHLYPSTPIIPNFKKLEKSSTDFTLTIKILTYDRLASLSRCLRSLSAAQYDQNVVNLHIYIDHFKFSEKDENLDKKLNDSKRILDFVDGFEWKFGEKMVHYRTGNVGLQAQWLEAWWPVSDHEFVFVVEDDIELSPLYYRFLKGLIVNYYYNVTNSSPSIYGASLQRPRFVPGKHGNKIHLNKETQVFLYQLVGTWGQLLFPRPWKEFRLWYDAHKTKGMKPILDGMVTTGWYKKMGDKIWTPWFIKFIHARGYFNIYTNFLHETSLSVSHRDAGVNYGKTAGPDSNLIQEDSSESKFLKLEPLRNLKWYDFCFREIIPDRIVKSVHELGPVLKSAQQANGLVLVSIDQTSETFTRNLLCHFERLNVRNYVFMGPDSDFLLDLSRRGHPVINVDRFFDSIKKYISIKFSKEIIVKAYVIKKALEMKYDMWVWDRNILPVKADLFLGSVKLDSAADFYVGNRIGLLFARSSGTGIWTESFVNEIARLAESNMGEYETSIGVLAGKLLERKGGTLKRFDEAEFSVDINVGNDFKTSLKNDTSFALWSSDTGLDLVRNRLGSLGLWIIDAESHCTAVICHPS, translated from the exons atggcaATTAAAAGAGGATCAGGATTAGGGTTTTACACTCTGCTACTAATTGTATCTATATCAGTTCTGCTTATATTTTCTGTATATTCAATTTCCCACTTATACCCATCAACACCCATAATTCCAAATTTCAAGAAACTTGAAAAAAGTTCCACAGATTTCACTTTAACTATCAAAATCTTGACTTACGACCGCCTCGCCTCGCTTTCGAGGTGCCTGCGATCGTTATCCGCAGCCCAGTATGATCAAAATGTGGTAAATCTTCATATATACATTGACCATTTTAAGTTTAgtgaaaaagatgaaaacttgGATAAAAAACTGAACGATTCGAAAAGAATTCTTGATTTTGTTGATGGGTTTGAGTGGAAATTTGGGGAAAAAATGGTGCATTATCGAACCGGGAACGTAGGACTGCAGGCCCAGTGGTTGGAAGCTTGGTGGCCTGTTTCTGATCATGAGTTTGTGTTTGTGGTTGAAGATGATATTGAATTGTCACCATTGTATTATAGGTTTTTAAAGGGTTTgattgttaattattattataatgtcACGAATTCTAGTCCGTCGATATATGGAGCTTCTTTACAGCGGCCGAGGTTCGTGCCAG GTAAGCACGGGAACAAAATACACTTAAACAAAGAAACACAAGTGTTCTTGTATCAGCTGGTTGGTACTTGGGGTCAGCTTCTATTTCCGAGACCCTGGAAGGAGTTCCGTTTATGGTACGATGCACATAAAACCAAAGGCATGAAACCGATTCTTGATGGCATg GTGACAACAGGATGGTATAAAAAGATGGGAGACAAGATCTGGACTCCTtggtttattaaatttattcacGCTCGGGGCTATTTCAACATATACACAAATTTCTTGCACGAGACATCGCTTAGTGTCTCTCATCGAGATGCGGGTGTTAACTATGGTAAAACAGCAGGACCGGACTCGAATCTGATTCAAGAGGATTCTAGTGAGAGCAAGTTTTTAAAATTGGAGCCTTTGAGAAATCTGAAGTGGTATGATTTCTGTTTTAGAGAAATAATTCCTGATCGAATTGTGAAGAGTGTCCATGAACTTGGTCCTGTTTTAAAATCTGCTCAACAGGCAAATGGTTTAGTGCTTGTGAGCATAGATCAAACATCAGAGACATTCACCCGTAACTTGTTGTGTCACTTCGAGAGGCTCAATGTTCGGAACTATGTATTTATGGGTCCCGACTCTGATTTCTTGCTTGATCTTTCAAGACGTGGGCATCCTGTGATCAATGTGGATAGATTTTTTGATAGCATCAAGAAATACATATCTATTAAGTTTAGTAAGGAGATCATCGTGAAGGCATATGTGATTAAGAAAGCACTGGAAATGAAGTATGACATGTGGGTGTGGGATCGCAACATACTTCCGGTCAAAGCTGACTTATTTCTTGGCTCAGTCAAACTTGATTCTGCTGCTGACTTTTATGTTGGGAATAGAATTGGGCTTTTGTTTGCCAGGAGTTCAGGTACTGGAATTTGGACTGAGAGTTTTGTGAACGAAATTGCACGATTGGCGGAGTCCAACATGGGTGAATATGAGACCAGTATTGGGGTTTTAGCAGGAAAGTTATTGGAGAGAAAGGGTGGCACGTTAAAAAGGTTTGATGAGGCCGAGTTTAGTGTTGATATTAATGTAGGTAACGATTTTAAAACCTCATTAAAGAATGACACGAGCTTTGCCCTTTGGTCTTCTGACACAGGTCTTGATCTAGTTCGAAATAGACTTGGAAGTTTAGGTTTGTGGATTATAGATGCTGAATCTCATTGTACGGCTGTTATTTGTCATCCATCATAG
- the LOC122599595 gene encoding heterogeneous nuclear ribonucleoprotein 1-like gives MGSKRPDFGDGASPGKIFIGGLAKDTTIDEFVKYFGKYGELTDSVIMKDRQTGRPRGFGFITFADPVVVDTVIAETHVINGKQVEIKRTIPKGSGESKDFKTKKVFVGGIPTAVTEEELKGFFSKYGKVVEHEIIRDHASKRSRGFGFVVFDSEQVVDTILVNGNMIDMNGTKVEIKKAEPKKSSNSGAMSYGGEPRGRGYNDSYAGYGDSYGGYGAGGGGGGGGGGYGPPYRSLGGLSSRYGGDSYSGYGPSGSEFSSRYADYGGDYGGAYRGGEPPLGGYSSRYSSYGGAGYGGAYGGSGLGGYGRGGGGGGGYAGYGGPGGGGGGGYESGAGYGGAGGPYGSRAGYGPGGGGGAPPGGGRYHPYGR, from the exons ATGGGTTCAAAACGCCCTGATTTTGGAGATGGTGCTAGCCCTGG AAAGATATTCATTGGTGGGTTAGCTAAAGATACTACTATAG ATGAGTTTGTTAAGTACTTTGGCAAGTATGGAGAGCTTACTGATTCGGTTATTATGAAAGATCGACAAACGGGTCGGCCTAGGGGGTTCGGGTTTATTACTTTTGCTGATCCTGTTGTTGTTGATACTGTTATTGCTGAGACTCATGTCATCAATGGGAAACAA GTTGAGATCAAACGGACCATTCCAAAAGGCTCTGGCGAGTCCAAGgatttcaaaaccaaaaaggtATTTGTTGGTGGGATTCCGACGGCAGTTACTGAAG AGGAGCTCAAAGGTTTCTTCTCAAAGTATGGAAAAGTGGTGGAGCATGAGATTATCCGAGATCATGCCTCAAAGCGTTCTCGAGGATTTGGATTTGTTGTATTCGATAGTGAACAAGTCGTTGACACTATCCTTGTCAATGGAAATATGATTGATATGAATGGTACAAAG GTCGAGATCAAGAAGGCAGAACCAAAGAAATCCTCAAATTCAGGAGCTATGTCATATGGTGGTGAACCTAGGGGGCGTGGGTATAATGATAGTTATGCTGGATATGGTGATTCCTATGGTGGATATGGagcgggtggtggtggtggtggcggtggcggcggCTATGGCCCTCCCTACAGATCACTTGGAGGACTTTCGAGCAGATATGGTGGTGATTCTTATAGTGGATATGGCCCAAGTGGCAGTGAGTTCAGCAGTCGTTATGCTGATTATGGAGGTGACTATGGTGGTGCTTACAGGGGTGGCGAGCCTCCACTAGGTGGCTACTCTAGTCGATATAGCTCATATGGTGGTGCAGGGTACGGTGGAGCTTATGGAGGTAGTGGTCTTGGTGGATATGGTCGTGGAGGAGGAGGTGGAGGCGGTTATGCAGGATATGGCGGACCAGGaggaggtggaggtggtggttATGAATCTGGTGCTGGTTATGGTGGGGCAGGAGGACCGTATGGAAGTAGAGCAGGTTATGGCCctggtggcggcggtggcgcCCCTCCTGGCGGTGGTCGTTATCACCCTTATGGTAGGTAG
- the LOC122600376 gene encoding GBF-interacting protein 1-like isoform X2 has translation MNNSSGVRVSIPNNVKKTIQNIKEITGNNHTDDDIYAMLKECFMDPNDTVQKLLLQDPFHEVKRKRDRKKETAVKEATEPRWKPGMQGRGNRGGRGNHSSRHISHEKVDAGSSKTSLSAKGNETNKGADNGAILPTPKDKKNIQTSMVASSSIVVSDKPVDIVAEKSSTVPPETNKISATRNISAPKTSAPVPRVDLSASDPILISSQDSRLPIGTIRREIGSQQTPVDQSKETLTETKSSSGLEVGSPLMQGKTHSEHQGDGNTLLSDSSRLIARPPSNYNTRPQQAIGPQKVGPGKEWKPKPISSISTQELGVHDSAEEPTIPIAISVEDYPSLNNDTSKNEPCIPDGQHVIIPNHLHVPETEKLGFRFGSFDATVGISSICLTEPVSDKSPLLSDDSEEIIEHIEEQPTGNQDVLVITDDGDYADRPPSSNVPENLSTEGDMSSNVAPEHIESKPDTSLPTAGHQFPLVHPNLSFGFIPPIIGSQMAPFESNESQVQQPLDPAGYYPQFIRSGVDTDGRTSPFHPSVKYNGNVPVLSSQASQSSQEVGNSIAGPTTLAMQAGGVMQSSIAVTQQPLPVFRQPTGLHLPHYPPNYIPYGPYFSPFYIPPPAIHQFLGNGSFPQQPQGGNMYPAQPVATQKYPLPQYKPGNNTVSSGHIGVPGTYGPYGLNPSVYNPNPAASAGNSASNEDLGGSQFKESNVYVTGQQTEGLGLWIAAPGRDIPGSFYNLPQGGQVAYTQATHGPFASIYHPAQPVTTGPIHPLLHQPQTMAGGVDMVGPTSSPYPQQQPQPTQINWPNNY, from the exons ATGAATAATAGTAGTGGGGTTAGGGTTTCAATTCCAAATAATGTAAAAAAGACGATCCAAAACATTAAAGAGATCACAGGTAATAATCATACTGATGATGATATTTATGCAATGCTTAAAGAATGTTTCATGGATCCAAACGACACCGTTCAGAAGCTCCTTTTGCAAG ATCCATTTCATGAAGTAAAGAGGAAACGTGACCGCAAGAAGGAG ACCGCTGTTAAAGAAGCTACAGAGCCTAGATGGAAACCTGGGATGCAAGGGAGGGGGAATAGGGGTGGCCGGGGGAATCACTCATCTCGCCACATCTCTCATG AAAAAGTAGATGCAGGAAGTAGCAAGACTTCGCTTTCTGCAAAGGGAAATGAAACTAATAAAGGTGCAGATAATGGTGCAATCTTGCCAACACCCAAGGATAAGAAAAATATACAGACATCCATGGTTGCGAG TTCTTCCATTGTTGTCTCTGATAAGCCAGTTGACATAGTTGCTGAAAAATCCAGTACTGTGCCTCCCGAGACGAATAAAATCTCAGCTACTAGAAATATTTCAGCTCCCAAGACATCAGCACCGGTGCCAAGGGTTGATTTATCTGCTTCAGATCCTATTCTTATATCGTCACAGGATTCACGACTCCCTATTGGTACAATTAGGCGTGAAATTGGAAGTCAACAGACTCCTGTTGACCAATCAAAGGAGACTCTTACCGAGACCAAATCTTCCT CTGGTCTTGAGGTTGGAAGTCCCTTAATGCAAGGAAAGACACACAGTGAGCATCAGGGAGACGGGAATACTTTGCTTTCAGATTCTTCACGGCTGATTGCTAGGCCACCATCTAATTATAATACCAGGCCACAACAAGCTATTGGGCCTCAAAAAg TTGGTCCTGGTAAAGAATGGAAACCAAAACCAATAAGTTCTATTTCTACTCAAGAACTTGGGGTGCATGACTCTGCTGAGGAGCCAACAATTCCCATTGCCATTAGTGTTGAAGATTATCCTTCATTAAACAATGATACATCTAAAAATGAACCATGCATTCCAGATGGTCAGCATGTTATCATCCCAAATCATCTTCATGTTCCTGAAACTGAAAAACTTGGGTTTCGCTTTGGAAGTTTTGATGCTACTGTTGGTATTAGTTCAATATGCTTGACTGAACCTGTGAGTGACAAGAGTCCATTGCTTTCTGATGATTCTGAGGAGATCATTGAGCATATTGAGGAACAACCCACCGG GAATCAAGATGTGTTGGTAATTACTGATGATGGAGATTATGCTGATCGTCCACCATCCTCTAATGTACCCGAAAACTTGTCAACAGAAGGTGACATGTCATCTAATGTTGCCCCTGAACACATTGAGTCCAAGCCAGACACTTCACTTCCAACAGCAGGCCATCAATTTCCACTGGTCCATCCCAACTTGAGTTTTGGCTTCATCCCGCCAATAATAGGCAGCCAGATGGCTCCTTTTGAAAGCAATGAGTCTCAA GTTCAACAACCACTTGACCCAGCAGGCTATTATCCTCAATTTATTCGTTCTGGTGTTGACACTGATGGGCGTACATCACCTTTCCATCCATCTGTCAAGTACAATGGAAATGTTCCAGTTTTATCTTCGCAGGCTTCTCAATCTTCTCAAGAG GTTGGGAACTCTATTGCTGGTCCAACGACACTGGCCATGCAAGCAGGTGGGGTAATGCAGAGCTCTATAGCCGTTACTCAACAACCTTTACCTGTGTTCAGGCAACCAACTGGGTTACATTTACCACATTACCCTCCAAATTATATCCCTTATGGACCATATTTTTCTCCATTTTACATTCCTCCTCCAGCAATTCATCAGTTTTTGGGCAATGGTTCGTTTCCCCAACAACCTCAGGGTGGCAATATGTATCCAGCTCAACCAGTGGCAACTCAAAAATATCCACTTCCGCAATATAAGCCTGGAAATAATACTGTGAGCTCGGGTCATATCGGAGTCCCGGGAACCTATGGACCTTATGGCTTGAACCCATCCGTTTATAATCCTAACCCCGCCGCGTCAGCTGGTAATTCAGCATCTAATGAAGACCTTGGTGGGTCACAGTTCAAGGAAAGTAACGTTTATGTTACTGGACAGCAG aCCGAAGGTTTAGGCTTATGGATTGCTGCCCCAGGTCGAGACATTCCTGGTTCTTTTTATAATCTTCCTCAAGGTGGTCAAGTTGCATATACACAAGCCACTCATGGACCTTTTGCTAGTATTTATCACCCTGCACAACCAGTGACCACTGGACCCATTCACCCACTTCTCCATCAGCCCCAGACCATGGCTGGCGGTGTTGACATGGTCGGACCCACATCTAGCCCATATCCACAGCAACAGCCTCAGCCCACCCAGATCAATTGGCCTAATAACTACTGA
- the LOC122600376 gene encoding GBF-interacting protein 1-like isoform X1, with amino-acid sequence MNNSSGVRVSIPNNVKKTIQNIKEITGNNHTDDDIYAMLKECFMDPNDTVQKLLLQDPFHEVKRKRDRKKETAVKEATEPRWKPGMQGRGNRGGRGNHSSRHISHEKVDAGSSKTSLSAKGNETNKGADNGAILPTPKDKKNIQTSMVASSSIVVSDKPVDIVAEKSSTVPPETNKISATRNISAPKTSAPVPRVDLSASDPILISSQDSRLPIGTIRREIGSQQTPVDQSKETLTETKSSSGLEVGSPLMQGKTHSEHQGDGNTLLSDSSRLIARPPSNYNTRPQQAIGPQKVGPGKEWKPKPISSISTQELGVHDSAEEPTIPIAISVEDYPSLNNDTSKNEPCIPDGQHVIIPNHLHVPETEKLGFRFGSFDATVGISSICLTEPVSDKSPLLSDDSEEIIEHIEEQPTGNQDVLVITDDGDYADRPPSSNVPENLSTEGDMSSNVAPEHIESKPDTSLPTAGHQFPLVHPNLSFGFIPPIIGSQMAPFESNESQVRDTSRVSSFVVQQPLDPAGYYPQFIRSGVDTDGRTSPFHPSVKYNGNVPVLSSQASQSSQEVGNSIAGPTTLAMQAGGVMQSSIAVTQQPLPVFRQPTGLHLPHYPPNYIPYGPYFSPFYIPPPAIHQFLGNGSFPQQPQGGNMYPAQPVATQKYPLPQYKPGNNTVSSGHIGVPGTYGPYGLNPSVYNPNPAASAGNSASNEDLGGSQFKESNVYVTGQQTEGLGLWIAAPGRDIPGSFYNLPQGGQVAYTQATHGPFASIYHPAQPVTTGPIHPLLHQPQTMAGGVDMVGPTSSPYPQQQPQPTQINWPNNY; translated from the exons ATGAATAATAGTAGTGGGGTTAGGGTTTCAATTCCAAATAATGTAAAAAAGACGATCCAAAACATTAAAGAGATCACAGGTAATAATCATACTGATGATGATATTTATGCAATGCTTAAAGAATGTTTCATGGATCCAAACGACACCGTTCAGAAGCTCCTTTTGCAAG ATCCATTTCATGAAGTAAAGAGGAAACGTGACCGCAAGAAGGAG ACCGCTGTTAAAGAAGCTACAGAGCCTAGATGGAAACCTGGGATGCAAGGGAGGGGGAATAGGGGTGGCCGGGGGAATCACTCATCTCGCCACATCTCTCATG AAAAAGTAGATGCAGGAAGTAGCAAGACTTCGCTTTCTGCAAAGGGAAATGAAACTAATAAAGGTGCAGATAATGGTGCAATCTTGCCAACACCCAAGGATAAGAAAAATATACAGACATCCATGGTTGCGAG TTCTTCCATTGTTGTCTCTGATAAGCCAGTTGACATAGTTGCTGAAAAATCCAGTACTGTGCCTCCCGAGACGAATAAAATCTCAGCTACTAGAAATATTTCAGCTCCCAAGACATCAGCACCGGTGCCAAGGGTTGATTTATCTGCTTCAGATCCTATTCTTATATCGTCACAGGATTCACGACTCCCTATTGGTACAATTAGGCGTGAAATTGGAAGTCAACAGACTCCTGTTGACCAATCAAAGGAGACTCTTACCGAGACCAAATCTTCCT CTGGTCTTGAGGTTGGAAGTCCCTTAATGCAAGGAAAGACACACAGTGAGCATCAGGGAGACGGGAATACTTTGCTTTCAGATTCTTCACGGCTGATTGCTAGGCCACCATCTAATTATAATACCAGGCCACAACAAGCTATTGGGCCTCAAAAAg TTGGTCCTGGTAAAGAATGGAAACCAAAACCAATAAGTTCTATTTCTACTCAAGAACTTGGGGTGCATGACTCTGCTGAGGAGCCAACAATTCCCATTGCCATTAGTGTTGAAGATTATCCTTCATTAAACAATGATACATCTAAAAATGAACCATGCATTCCAGATGGTCAGCATGTTATCATCCCAAATCATCTTCATGTTCCTGAAACTGAAAAACTTGGGTTTCGCTTTGGAAGTTTTGATGCTACTGTTGGTATTAGTTCAATATGCTTGACTGAACCTGTGAGTGACAAGAGTCCATTGCTTTCTGATGATTCTGAGGAGATCATTGAGCATATTGAGGAACAACCCACCGG GAATCAAGATGTGTTGGTAATTACTGATGATGGAGATTATGCTGATCGTCCACCATCCTCTAATGTACCCGAAAACTTGTCAACAGAAGGTGACATGTCATCTAATGTTGCCCCTGAACACATTGAGTCCAAGCCAGACACTTCACTTCCAACAGCAGGCCATCAATTTCCACTGGTCCATCCCAACTTGAGTTTTGGCTTCATCCCGCCAATAATAGGCAGCCAGATGGCTCCTTTTGAAAGCAATGAGTCTCAAGTGCGTGATACTTCTCGTGTCTCAAGCTTTGTT GTTCAACAACCACTTGACCCAGCAGGCTATTATCCTCAATTTATTCGTTCTGGTGTTGACACTGATGGGCGTACATCACCTTTCCATCCATCTGTCAAGTACAATGGAAATGTTCCAGTTTTATCTTCGCAGGCTTCTCAATCTTCTCAAGAG GTTGGGAACTCTATTGCTGGTCCAACGACACTGGCCATGCAAGCAGGTGGGGTAATGCAGAGCTCTATAGCCGTTACTCAACAACCTTTACCTGTGTTCAGGCAACCAACTGGGTTACATTTACCACATTACCCTCCAAATTATATCCCTTATGGACCATATTTTTCTCCATTTTACATTCCTCCTCCAGCAATTCATCAGTTTTTGGGCAATGGTTCGTTTCCCCAACAACCTCAGGGTGGCAATATGTATCCAGCTCAACCAGTGGCAACTCAAAAATATCCACTTCCGCAATATAAGCCTGGAAATAATACTGTGAGCTCGGGTCATATCGGAGTCCCGGGAACCTATGGACCTTATGGCTTGAACCCATCCGTTTATAATCCTAACCCCGCCGCGTCAGCTGGTAATTCAGCATCTAATGAAGACCTTGGTGGGTCACAGTTCAAGGAAAGTAACGTTTATGTTACTGGACAGCAG aCCGAAGGTTTAGGCTTATGGATTGCTGCCCCAGGTCGAGACATTCCTGGTTCTTTTTATAATCTTCCTCAAGGTGGTCAAGTTGCATATACACAAGCCACTCATGGACCTTTTGCTAGTATTTATCACCCTGCACAACCAGTGACCACTGGACCCATTCACCCACTTCTCCATCAGCCCCAGACCATGGCTGGCGGTGTTGACATGGTCGGACCCACATCTAGCCCATATCCACAGCAACAGCCTCAGCCCACCCAGATCAATTGGCCTAATAACTACTGA